The genomic DNA GTGGCTGCGCAGTTGCAGGTCCGATGCCTGCGGACGCCACGTCAGGCCGTTCCAATGAAAGCCCGCGCCGCCGACGCCGTTGCCGAACAGCATCGCGCCGTGCTGGCGGTACGGCACGGCGAGTCCGTCCGGCGAATGGCGGAACGTCAGCGTTTCCTTCGACAGATCCTGATACAGCTTGCCGCGCACCGCATACGCGAGTTCGTCTGCGATGTTCGGATATTTCGCGGTGTTCGCCGTGTCCTGCATTTCACCGCGCTCGAGCGCCAGCACGTTGAGCCCCGCATCGGCGAGTTCCATCGCCATGATGGCGCCGGTCCAGCCGAATCCGACCATCACCGCATCGACTTTGTCTTTTTTGATCGCCATCGTTATGCCTGCTCCCCGAGAATCGATACCGGGCCGAGCGGGTACTTCGCACCCGGCTGTTCGACCCAATCCGCGAAGTCCGCCCGGGCGCCCGGAAAACCGATCATCTTCCAGCCGGACATGCCCTTGTTGCCGCCGTACATCGGGTCGGCGAAATAGCCTTCCTTGGTGTTCTTCAGCAGCGTGCCGAAGAAGAGCTTCGGTGGCACGGCATCGAGATGCAGCTTGCCCGCCTCGAGCTGTTCGAGCACCTCGACGCGCGTCGCGCGCGGCAATTCGGCGAATGCCTTGCCGTGATCGCGCACGCATGCGGCATTGCACGCTTCGATGCCGTGCCGGTACACGTCGCGCGGCACCAGACCGAGCTGGTAGCCGAGTTCCGGCACCGCCTCCGGATGAAACGGCCCGTGCATGTACCAGAGCCGCCCATACGCATACGGCGTTTCCATCTGGCGGTCGATAAATTCGGGCACACCGGCTTCCAGCGCGCCGGCGCCGGTGTCGTCCGCGGGAATCAGTTCGTCGACGGCGGCGTGGATGAAGTCCCATTCGGCCGCGGTAAAAAAGGTCGGCGTGTATTTCGCGGCGGCGGTCGTGGTGCCAGGCACCGGCGCGGCTGCGCCGGCGTTGTCCGTGGCATGCGACGGCGTGCAGCCTTCTTGCGTCACGATCACGGGTGCGATCGCGGTGGCAGGAAGAATCGTGAATACCTGGCGCAGAAATTTTCTGCGCGGCTGGTCGTCGTTTTTCATCGGGTAGCGTGGATCGTCAAATGGCAGGGCAAACGCAACGGCTTGCGCCGGTGCGCTTGTTTTCATGGGAAACGATTCGGATCGAATCGCGGCGGTCAGACGCGCGCGCGGGGCGGCGACTTGCGGAATGCAGCGCGCGGCTGGGCACGCGCTGCGGGTACCGCTAGAAAGTGGTCCAGTCCTGATCGTCCCGTACGGGCACGTTCGCGGCGACCTCGGCCGCGGCCGCGGCGGGCGCGGACGCGATTCTGCTTTCAGCGGCGGGGGTGGAGACGGACAGAGCCGCGCGGCGCGCGGGCCGTACGGTGCGTGCCGAAGGCGATGCCGTTGCCGTTGCAGCCGATCCTGCCGGCGCACTGGCCTTGCCGCGCGACGGCGCCTCGGCAGCCGGGCGCGTCACGCGCTGCGCCGGGAGCGCCGCGGTCCTGTTCTGCTCGACCTTGAAGCTGACCACGGCGGCACGTAAATGGCTTGCCTGCTCTTCGAGCGAAGCGGCCGCCGCCGCGGCCTCCTCGACGAGCGCGGCGTTCTGCTGCGTGACATGGTCCATCTGCGTGACGGCCTGATTGACCTGTTCGATACCGCGGCTCTGCTCCTGCGACGCCGCCGCAATTTCGCCGACGATGTCGTGCACGCGCTCGATCGACTGGCTGATCTGTTCCATCGTGGTGCCCGCACGCGCCACGAGTTCGGTGCCCACGCGCACACGGTCGACCGACGTGCCGATCAGATCCTTGATCTCCTTCGCGGCCGAACTCGAACGTTGCGCAAGCGAACGCACCTCCGCGGCGACGACCGCGAAACCGCGCCCGTTCTCACCCGCTCGCGCGGCTTCGACGGCCGCGTTCAGCGCGAGAATATTGGTCTGGAATGCGATGCCTTCGATGATGCTGGTGATCTCGGCGATCTTGCCCGAGCTGTCGCCGATACCGTTCATCGTGTCGACGACCTGGCTCACGATCTCGTTGCCTTCCACGGTCACGTGCCGCGCGGTGGCGGCGAGCTGGCTCGCCTGCTGTGCGTTGTCGGCGTTGTGTTTGACCGTCGAAGTCAGCTCCTCCATGCTTGCCGCGGTTTCCTGCAGCGATGCGGCCTGCTCTTCGGTCCGCGCGGACAGGTCCACATTGCCCGCCGCCATCTGCCGCGTAGCGGTGGCAATCGCTTCGCTACCGGAGCGCACGTTGCGCACGGTCTGCAACAGGCGCTCCTGCATGTTCGCGATACCTTGCAGCAACTGGCCCATTTCATCGCGCGACTTCACATGTATCGAGCGCGTGAGATCGCCCTGCGCGATTTCGTCGAAATGCGACAGCGCGTCGGCGAGCGGATGCGAGATCGCGCGACGCAAGGTCAGGAAGCTGCCGGTCGCGGTCAACAGGCCGAGCGCCATCGCCACGATCGTGATGGCGCGGAACAGCGCAAACGTATGCTCTTGCGCGTCGAAATTTTCCTTGGCTGCGGCGTACTGATACGCGCGCAACTTCGCGCTAGCGTTGTGGTACGCGGCGTACAGATCGTTATTCGAGAGCGCCGCTTTCATGATCTGCGAACCGTCGCCGCCGAGTAGCGCATCGCCGAATGCGTCGAGCCCGGCGTCCATCGCGTTGCGCCGCTCCATCATGTCGCGCGCGAGCTGATCTTCCTCGGGCGAGCGCGGCAGCTTCATATAGCTGCTGAGTGCCGCGCGCGCCTCGGTGCGATAGTCGCGCGAATGGGTAATGATGCCGCGCAGGTCCGGGGCGGCCGGATTGAGCGCCGCGCGGAAGAGCGCCGAACGCTCGCGCTGCAGGCTGATCTCGGCATCGCCGATAGCGGTCGCGCTGGGCAGCTTGTCGCTATAGGTATCGCGATTCGCGTCGTTCGCGTTCGTCATTCCCGCAATGCCTAGTGCACCGATAACGAGCAACAGCACCGAAAGCAGCGCCATCGCCATAGCGAGACGCGATTTGATCGAGACATGCATGTGCTAAACCCTGTGGCCTTATATGAATTTCTGCAATGCATCCATTTACGGCGCATAAGGGTATTTCTTTAGCGAACACTTCAAACTGTGAGAAAAAATGGTTTAATGAAATTAAATCGAATGGTTAATGTTTGTTATTTGTTTGAATTTAGAAAGCATTGATGCCGGCGCGCGCACCGCGCGGTGGTATGCACGTCACTTCGACACCGCAAATAAAAAACCCGCAGCGCTAGCCGCGGGCTCCTTGTGCCAAGTTCAGACCGGTGGAGCGGAGGCTATCCGCGGTGCGTCAGCCTTCGACAGGATCCAGATAGTCTTCCGGCCGCGTGCGGTCTTCCGCGCCCTTCATGCCAATCGCGCGTACGAGTACGCTGACCACCACCGCGACAACGAGATTCACGACCAGCGACCACACGGCTGCATACCCCGGAATCGCGTAATTGCCGATATGGATCGTGTAGATCGAGCCCGCCAGCTTCAGCGACACCGCCATCCACGTGCCGGTTGCGATGCCCACCGCCCAGCCGAGCAACAGGCCGCGGTAGTCGAGCACGCGCGTGTAGAGGCCGAGCACGATCGCGGGCAGCGTCTGGATGATCCAGATGCCGCCGAGCAGCTGCAACTGGATCGCATAGGTAAGCGGCAAGCCGAGGATGAACGCAACGGCGCCAACCTTGACGATCAGCGAGACCAGCTTGGCGATATTGGTCTCCTGCTCGTGCGTCATCTTGCGATTGACGAATTCCTTGTGGATATTGCGCGTGTACAGATTCGCGGCCGCGATCGACATGATCGCCGCCGGCACGAGCGCGCCGATACCGATCGCCGCGAACGCGACGCCGACGAACCACGACGGGAAAAAGTGCAGGAAAAGCGCGGGCACGGCGAAGTTCGGGCCGAATGCCTTGAAGTACGGCGCGAACTCGGGCATGTCCTTCACGCCGGCCGCGAGCGCCATATAGCCGAGCAGCGCGAGCAGGCCCAGCACGAGCGAATACGCGGGCAGCATCGCCATATTGCGGCGGATCGTATTGCCCGACGACGACGACAGAATCGCGGTCACCGAGTGCGGGTACAGGAACAGCGCGAGCGCAGAGCCGACCGCGAGCGTTGCATACGCGCTGTAGCCATTGAGGCTCGACACGTCGGGCGCCTTCAGCAGCAGTTTCTCCGGCGGCACCGCGGCGAAAATATGACCGAAGCCGCCCAGCTGCGGCGGAATCCACACAATCGCGGCGGCGATCGTGATGTAGATCAGCACGTCCTTGACCACCGCGATCATCGCCGGCGCGCGCAGCCCCGACGTGTAGGTATAGGCCGCGAGAATCGCGAACGCGATGATCAGCGGCAGGTCGCCGACGAAGCCCGACGTATCGAAGCCGAGCGCGCCGATCACCACTTCGATGCCGACCAGCTGCAGCGCGATATACGGCATCGTCGCGACGATGCCGGTCACGGCGATGGCCAGCGCGAGCATACGGCTGCCGTAGCGCGCGCTGACGAAGTCGGCGGACGTCACATAGCCGTGACGCTTCGCGATGCTCCACAGCTTCGGAAACACGACGAACGCGAACGGATAGATGAGGATCGTATAAGGCAGTGCGAAGAAACCGGTCGCGCCGGCGCCGAACACGAGCGCCGGCACGGCGACGAACGTATAGGCCGTATACAGATCGCCGCCGAGCAGAAACCACGTGACGATCGTGCCGAAGCGGCGGCCGCCGAGACCCCACTCTTCGAGATGCGCGAGATCGCCGCGCCGCCAGTGCGCCGCGACGAAACCGAGAATCGTCACGCCGATAAAGAACAGGACGAAGACGAAAGTTGCGATCGCGTTCATCGTGCGCCTCCTTGCGGTTGCGCCTTCGATGATTTCGCCGATTTCGCTTTGGTCTTGAAGTAGACGAGCGCCGTGATCACCGCACTGATCAGCACCCAGAGCAACTGGTACCAGTAGAAGAACGGGAATTCGAACAGCTGCGGCTCGACCTTGTTATAGGACGGCACCCAGATCATGGCGATCCACGGCAACAAAAGAAGCCATAACCAGTGCTTGCTGGATCGATTGGCACCGGTGCCGGCCCGTGTGCCTGTACCGCTATTGGCGCTTCCTTTGACGTTCCCTGCGGCGTTTGCTTTGGCGTCGGCGTCGTGAGCCATGACGTCTCTCCCCTTGTCTATGCAGCGAGTCGACCGGGGTACAGCCTTCGCGCTGACTCCGGTCCTATGCGACGCGGTTGCTTTTGATTTGTGATGTGGCCCGTGTTCGACAGGCGATCGTTCCGGGAAGCTTTGCCGTACGCCCCCCGGAAGCTTCGAAAGAGTATAAGGGCGTTGAATGACCGGTCAAGCGGGGCGGACCCGAAGCAGGCGCCGCGCTGGCCGGTCATGTCGGCTGTTTGTCGTTGAACTTTGCGACGGCGCTTATGCGGCCACTTGTGCAGGCGCTCGTGCGGCCGCTCATTTAGTCGCTCATTTAGTCGCTCATTCAGCCGCTCATTTAGTCGCTCATTCAGCCGCTTAAGCAGCGGCTCGAATAACCGCTTGCGTTCAGATAGTGAACGCGTCGCCGTTCTGCCCCGTCGACGCTTGCAGGCCCTTCAGCCACTGACGCGCCGGCAAGCCGAGTTCTTTTTCGATCAGCTTCGCGCGCTGCTGCAGCAGCGCGAAAGGCACTTGCAACGGCGGACCCGAAAAGGCAATCGCAATGCGATTGCCGTCATGCACTTCGGGCAACGCGAAAACGCGGCCATCGAAAGCCTCGTTCAGGCGCTTCATGTTGCGCACGAAACTCGGATGATCGCCGAACAGGTTGATTGTCGCGACGCCCGCTTGCGTCAGACACGCGCGCGCCGCGCGATAGAACGCGACGCTGTC from Paraburkholderia edwinii includes the following:
- a CDS encoding gluconate 2-dehydrogenase subunit 3 family protein is translated as MKNDDQPRRKFLRQVFTILPATAIAPVIVTQEGCTPSHATDNAGAAAPVPGTTTAAAKYTPTFFTAAEWDFIHAAVDELIPADDTGAGALEAGVPEFIDRQMETPYAYGRLWYMHGPFHPEAVPELGYQLGLVPRDVYRHGIEACNAACVRDHGKAFAELPRATRVEVLEQLEAGKLHLDAVPPKLFFGTLLKNTKEGYFADPMYGGNKGMSGWKMIGFPGARADFADWVEQPGAKYPLGPVSILGEQA
- a CDS encoding methyl-accepting chemotaxis protein, translated to MHVSIKSRLAMAMALLSVLLLVIGALGIAGMTNANDANRDTYSDKLPSATAIGDAEISLQRERSALFRAALNPAAPDLRGIITHSRDYRTEARAALSSYMKLPRSPEEDQLARDMMERRNAMDAGLDAFGDALLGGDGSQIMKAALSNNDLYAAYHNASAKLRAYQYAAAKENFDAQEHTFALFRAITIVAMALGLLTATGSFLTLRRAISHPLADALSHFDEIAQGDLTRSIHVKSRDEMGQLLQGIANMQERLLQTVRNVRSGSEAIATATRQMAAGNVDLSARTEEQAASLQETAASMEELTSTVKHNADNAQQASQLAATARHVTVEGNEIVSQVVDTMNGIGDSSGKIAEITSIIEGIAFQTNILALNAAVEAARAGENGRGFAVVAAEVRSLAQRSSSAAKEIKDLIGTSVDRVRVGTELVARAGTTMEQISQSIERVHDIVGEIAAASQEQSRGIEQVNQAVTQMDHVTQQNAALVEEAAAAAASLEEQASHLRAAVVSFKVEQNRTAALPAQRVTRPAAEAPSRGKASAPAGSAATATASPSARTVRPARRAALSVSTPAAESRIASAPAAAAAEVAANVPVRDDQDWTTF
- the mctP gene encoding monocarboxylate uptake permease MctP is translated as MNAIATFVFVLFFIGVTILGFVAAHWRRGDLAHLEEWGLGGRRFGTIVTWFLLGGDLYTAYTFVAVPALVFGAGATGFFALPYTILIYPFAFVVFPKLWSIAKRHGYVTSADFVSARYGSRMLALAIAVTGIVATMPYIALQLVGIEVVIGALGFDTSGFVGDLPLIIAFAILAAYTYTSGLRAPAMIAVVKDVLIYITIAAAIVWIPPQLGGFGHIFAAVPPEKLLLKAPDVSSLNGYSAYATLAVGSALALFLYPHSVTAILSSSSGNTIRRNMAMLPAYSLVLGLLALLGYMALAAGVKDMPEFAPYFKAFGPNFAVPALFLHFFPSWFVGVAFAAIGIGALVPAAIMSIAAANLYTRNIHKEFVNRKMTHEQETNIAKLVSLIVKVGAVAFILGLPLTYAIQLQLLGGIWIIQTLPAIVLGLYTRVLDYRGLLLGWAVGIATGTWMAVSLKLAGSIYTIHIGNYAIPGYAAVWSLVVNLVVAVVVSVLVRAIGMKGAEDRTRPEDYLDPVEG
- a CDS encoding DUF3311 domain-containing protein — its product is MLPWIAMIWVPSYNKVEPQLFEFPFFYWYQLLWVLISAVITALVYFKTKAKSAKSSKAQPQGGAR